The Acidobacteriaceae bacterium nucleotide sequence GTCGAAAGGAGCCAAGTAACGATGGGTCTTTCGACGCACATTCTGGATACCAACCTGGGACGTCCTGCAGCCAACGTTTCGTTGACGCTTTCGATCCTGCATAACGATTCGTGGAATGAGATCGGGCGAGGCTTTACCGATATCGACGGCCGTTGCAAGACACTGCTGGGCGATGCTCCGCTGGAAGTGGCGGTGTACAAGGTGCGCTTTGCGACGAGCGAGTACTTCGCCGCGCAGCATATGTCGGGCCTTTATCCCTTTGTTGAAATCGTCTTCACGGTCCGGCAGCCGGACCAGCATTACCACATACCGCTGCTGTTGAGCGCTAACGGATACTCCACCTACCGAGGAAGCTGACGAAACATGGCAATCGCAAAACTCTCCGACAATCGTTACGGCAAATCGCTGGTGCGCGTGATGCGCGTGACCAAGCATGAAGATCATCACGACCTCGATGAGTGGACAGTTCAGATTCTGCTCACGGGTGACTTCGAGACCGCGCATACCGAAGGCGATAACGTAAATATTCTGCCAACGGACACGATGAAGAACACGTGCTACTTCGTGGCGAGCGAGTCCAAGGCCGAGTCCATCGAAGAGTACGCGATGGCGCTGGTGGACTACATCCTGACGCGCCAGTCGCACATCTCCGGCGCGGAAGTGATTGTGAAGTCGCACCTGTGGAAGCGCATGAAGGTGAACGGCGAAGAGTATCCGACGGCGTTCCTGCGCGGATCCAACGAGGTGCAGACGACGCGCGTTTCGCGCACGCAGGGCGGCACGTTTGAGATCGTCAGCGGACTCGATGGCCTGAACGTGCTGAAGACAACGCAGAGCGGCTTTGTCGGCTATATCAAGGACCATCTGACGACGCTGCCGGAGACGACCGATCGCCTCTTCGGCACGGTGGTGAAGGCCGAGTGGCCGTATACGGCGAAGGCCATTGCCGAAGGCATCGACTTCAACAAAGTGCGCGAGCATCTGCGCGAGGTGATGGTGTCGACATTTGCCAAGCATGACTCGCTGAGCGTGCAGCAGACGCTGTTCCAGATGGGTGAGGACGCGCTGGCGCACACGGACATCATCGACTCGGTGTACATGCTGATGCCGAACAAGCACAACCTGCTGATCGACCTGAAGCGCTTCGGGCTCGACAACCCGAACCACATCTTCGTACCGACGGATGAACCGCACGGCACGATTGAAGCGACGATCGTTCGCGGATAAATAACACGGATAAATGGCGCGGATAAATCGCAAGCAACTGCAGGCAGATGGCTCCCCGTGTGGGAGCCATCTGTCGTTTGCGCGCAGTAGAATGTGTTGCACATGATGACTCACGAAGAACGCGCTGCCCGCATCATCAGCCGCTGCCGCGAGCTGGCCCGCATCACCGATGTCGAGGGCGAGACGACCCGGCTGTTTCTTTCGCCAAAGACGCGCGATGCGCACACGCTGCTCTCGTGGTGGATGCGCGAGGCGGGTCTCGAGGCCCGGGTGGACGATATCGGCAACGTTCGCGCGGTGCGTGCGGGTGAGTCAACGGATGCTCCGACGCTGGTGCTTTACTCGCACATCGACACCGTGCCGAACGCAGGTGCGTTCGACGGGCCGCTGGGCGTGATTCTTGCGTTGGAAGCGGTTGCCGCCGTAGGGGGCACAGCGCTTCCGTTTGCGATTGAACTGGTGGCGTTCAGCGAAGAAGAGGGCGTGCGCTTTGCGTTTCCGTTCCTCTCGTCACGGGCGGCTACAGGGCAGCTAGCCGCAGAGCATCTGGCTCGCACAGACAAAGATGGCGTGAGCGTGAGCGAGGCTCTGCTGGCGTTCGGGCTTGATCCCGCACAGATTGCCGAGAGTGCACCGTTTGCCGCGAATGCGTTTGCGGCTCTCGAAGTTCACATTGAACAAGGGCCTGTGCTGGAGGCCGAGAACGCGTCGCTGGCGGTGGTGGAAGCAATCGTTGGCCAGTCGCGGCTGCAGTTGACGTTTGAAGGCGCGGCCAACCATGCGGGCACGACGCCCATGGCGCTGCGCCACGATGCGCTGGTGGCTGCGGCAAAGTTCATCGTGGAGGTAGAAACCTATGCGAGCAACTACAAGCAGCTTGTGGCCACGGTGGGTCACGTTGAAGCGTTGCCGGGAGCGATGAACGTTGTGCCAGGCACAGTGCATTGCACGCTGGATGTGCGGCATCCGAAGGATGATTCCCGTCATGCAGCGGTGGCGCATCTGCT carries:
- the uraH gene encoding hydroxyisourate hydrolase codes for the protein MGLSTHILDTNLGRPAANVSLTLSILHNDSWNEIGRGFTDIDGRCKTLLGDAPLEVAVYKVRFATSEYFAAQHMSGLYPFVEIVFTVRQPDQHYHIPLLLSANGYSTYRGS
- the pucL gene encoding urate oxidase; protein product: MAIAKLSDNRYGKSLVRVMRVTKHEDHHDLDEWTVQILLTGDFETAHTEGDNVNILPTDTMKNTCYFVASESKAESIEEYAMALVDYILTRQSHISGAEVIVKSHLWKRMKVNGEEYPTAFLRGSNEVQTTRVSRTQGGTFEIVSGLDGLNVLKTTQSGFVGYIKDHLTTLPETTDRLFGTVVKAEWPYTAKAIAEGIDFNKVREHLREVMVSTFAKHDSLSVQQTLFQMGEDALAHTDIIDSVYMLMPNKHNLLIDLKRFGLDNPNHIFVPTDEPHGTIEATIVRG
- a CDS encoding allantoate amidohydrolase; protein product: MMTHEERAARIISRCRELARITDVEGETTRLFLSPKTRDAHTLLSWWMREAGLEARVDDIGNVRAVRAGESTDAPTLVLYSHIDTVPNAGAFDGPLGVILALEAVAAVGGTALPFAIELVAFSEEEGVRFAFPFLSSRAATGQLAAEHLARTDKDGVSVSEALLAFGLDPAQIAESAPFAANAFAALEVHIEQGPVLEAENASLAVVEAIVGQSRLQLTFEGAANHAGTTPMALRHDALVAAAKFIVEVETYASNYKQLVATVGHVEALPGAMNVVPGTVHCTLDVRHPKDDSRHAAVAHLLTKAQAAGELHGVKVNATLLSEQRAVPMDAALTQKLHNAAERSGHDALQLFSGAGHDSMIVATKLPTTMLFVRSPGGVSHNPAEDVRQEDVAAALETVVNFLMHLHPHA